One genomic window of Hymenobacter sp. J193 includes the following:
- the dapA gene encoding 4-hydroxy-tetrahydrodipicolinate synthase codes for MDKLQGTGVALVTPFTASDHAIDYPALRRLVDFIIEGGAEYLVINGTTAESPTLTAEERKGILDVVRQQTKGRVPLVYGIGGNDTAAVEQQLRTMDLAGVSAILSVSPAYNKPSQAGIIQHYLRLAEASPLPIILYNVPGRTMSNMTAATTLRLAQHPNILGIKEASGNLEQCMAIAKGKPHGFLLISGDDLMTTALVSFGAVGVISVLANAFPKRFCDMTRAALVGDFPKASKLLFDFLEINPLMYEESNPVGVKAALASLGLCSPAVRLPLVEASEGLKERVQKLL; via the coding sequence ATGGACAAACTACAAGGTACCGGCGTGGCCCTGGTTACCCCGTTTACCGCCTCCGACCACGCCATCGACTACCCCGCCCTGCGCCGGTTGGTGGACTTCATTATTGAGGGCGGGGCCGAGTACCTGGTCATCAATGGCACCACGGCCGAGTCGCCCACGCTCACGGCGGAGGAGCGCAAAGGCATTCTGGATGTAGTACGCCAGCAAACCAAGGGCCGCGTACCGCTGGTCTACGGCATTGGCGGCAACGATACGGCCGCCGTGGAGCAGCAGTTGCGCACCATGGACCTGGCGGGCGTCTCGGCTATTCTGTCGGTGAGCCCGGCCTACAACAAGCCCAGTCAGGCGGGCATAATCCAGCACTACTTGCGCTTGGCCGAAGCCTCACCCCTGCCCATTATCCTTTACAACGTGCCGGGCCGTACCATGTCCAACATGACGGCGGCTACCACCCTGCGCCTGGCGCAGCACCCCAACATTCTGGGTATCAAGGAAGCCAGTGGCAATCTGGAGCAGTGCATGGCCATTGCCAAAGGCAAGCCCCACGGCTTCCTGCTCATCAGCGGCGACGACCTGATGACCACGGCCCTGGTGTCTTTCGGGGCCGTCGGCGTGATTTCGGTGCTGGCCAATGCCTTCCCCAAGCGGTTCTGCGACATGACTCGCGCCGCCCTGGTCGGGGACTTCCCCAAGGCCAGCAAGCTGCTTTTCGACTTCCTCGAAATCAACCCGCTGATGTACGAGGAAAGCAACCCCGTAGGCGTGAAGGCCGCGCTGGCCAGCCTGGGCCTCTGCTCACCCGCTGTGCGCCTGCCGCTGGTCGAAGCTTCGGAAGGACTGAAGGAGCGCGTGCAGAAGCTGCTGTAG